The Juglans regia cultivar Chandler chromosome 16, Walnut 2.0, whole genome shotgun sequence nucleotide sequence GGGACGAAGCGGTACGGAAGAGAACCTTCAACTGGGGTGAGAAAGTTGGGGAGAGGGAATTGGGTGGGCCGGgggaaatgaaatttttttgaattgctGCATTAAAATGCAcgtttgattttaaaaaaaaaaaaaaagttacaccTAGGCGGTGTGTAAGTTGTGCTACAGTAGAAAGGTTGTAAGAGTAAGAAAGgttgtttaataataataataataataataataataatagtaatagtaataataataataatcggTCACGTAAATCATGTTGCATGAGTAAGAAAGGTACGTTACTCCAAATAATGAGATCTGGCAAATAAACTAAACCCCACTTTAATTAACAGTCTAAATTATCTCTAAAGTCAAAGAAAAATACAACAACTCCATCCATAATTTGTCATGGCCAGCAAGGAGTGGAccatatatacttataatatactGTATAATAATTAGAGCACAGCAGATCAGGGGATGGTGACCACATACATAGCTAGGATCTTGTTTTTCTATTATTCATACATATCATCTTCTATTTAAGCGTAAGGGCTGGCATAGCTATTTTCTCCAACAAAGGCAAATTACAATATCCTACTCTGTTTTCTGAGTATTTTGGAACATCTGAGCTAGAGAAAAATGTCTCTGTCTGGTAAGATGGAGGGAGAGGTAGAAATTAAGGCTCCAGCTGAGAAGTTTCGTGAGATCTTCAGCGGCCGACCACACCACATATCCAATGTCTCCCCTGGGAAAATACAGGGTTGTGCTTTGCATGAAGGTGACTGGGGCACTGAGGGCTCTGTCATCTACTGGGATTATGTACATGGTACGTAAGCAAATTATATATGCTCATCTTACCACTAAAAAGTACCCAAGTTTTCCCTGAATTTTTGTTACAACATTAATTAGTTGAGTTGAAATGCAGATTctcttttttcaataataaatggCATATTTGTTAAATATTAACGTTGATTTTAGCATAAAGTTTTGCATTTTTACATCAATATATCGTTGATATTACATAACTTTTttcttcaagtttcaaaacttgGGTAAATAAATTGCCATAATTAATAGAAACTAGCTACTATTCAACGTCCTGTTTTCTTTCTCGACTTCCATACAAGTAGTGTACGTTTTTCTCtcctaattaatattataacttcCAACCCTAGCTATAAGAAATAGTAGCAAACACGGCACCTACTTATGTCCAGAACACCCACATGCCTTTGAGCTAAGACATACAACGTCTAGCTAGCTGCTAGAGTTGTCTGAACCTCTTTTTAGTATCAGGACAATTCCCTAGCTTCTCTTCTGGAGGAAACTTCCTTTGCTGTTCTTTTGGTAAAAGATTCCAATATTAACTTCTGGATCGATGGAACGTACGTGTTTGCtcgatcatatatatagtgtgcCTGTTATTTTGAGCAATTCGTGAGGGCTGCATatttgtttagagagagagagggcttcaGGGTACTGATGTTgatatcttaaattaattttttcaacgTGAAATCATAGATGGGAAAGCTAAAGTTGCCAAGGAGATAGTGGAagcaatagatgaaaaaaaccACTCGGTGACATTCAAAGTGGTAGCGGGAGATCTGATGGAGGAGTTCAAGAGCTTCAAAATCGTTTTTCAAGCCACACCAAAGAGTGAGGGCAGCGTGGTTCATTGGacctttgaatatgaaaagctGAGCGCGGATGTTCCGGAACCCAACACTTTGCTGCAATTTGTGCTTGATCTCAGCAAAGACATCGGCTCTCACCTTTCCCAGTGATGATAAAGCAAAAATATGGCTGCATGTGTTGCACTACATGCAGATCAGTACTGTGTGCTTCTACATATGTAAAGAGGCTAGAGTGTTGGGGGTGCAATGTTCtctactatattatattatattgtatatatatatatatgcaggtaaATTTTAATTTCGTGTGGGCATGCAGTGGGCTTGCTGAAGCCTACAGGCATCCGTATGATTATGCATATATGGGTGATATGTACTATATGATCTCtgaataaacatatatatggcgttggaatatgttttaagtaGTTGCAAGTGGTGAGTGTTTATCCAATTATATATCCTTAATATATATGCCTATGCCTATGCCTGGATCAAAACTTGGTTAAATTTGAGTTCAGCTCGATTTGCTTAttgatgagttgatattaaagttgaaagttgaataaaatattgttaaaatattattttttaatattattattattatgagatttgaaaaagttgaattgtttattatattttgtatgaaaatttaaaaaaattataatgatgagataaaataaaataagatgagataaaacaatacttcttatatccaaatggggcctaactcactatccaaacggcatcTAAAATTGACAAACTCCATTTCATCTCTTTGTTCTTTACTCCACTCTCTAGTCTCTAACTCGACAGAGGCATCCATTAGAAGAGTAAAGTTATGTTTGGATGCTGAAATGACttcaaatgatttgtaaataataataaaaagtaataaataatagtagaagaataataaatattttataaatagtaattaattaattataaataataataataataaatagtaatgagataatcttaattcaattaacaaacaaggcctaaagaaaaaaaaaatctacacttTATGTTTGTATATACAGTGAAGCTATTGGGACAAtaaggtgcggtttggatagtgagatgagatgagatgattttagataaaagttgaaagttaaagaaaatgttgttagaatattattttttaatattattattgttttggaatttgaaaaagttgaattatttattatattttgtatgaaaatttgaaaaagttgtaatgatgagatgagatcaaacACTTTCACTTTCCAAATTGTCCTTAAAGAGCCACGTGAACTGTGAATCCATGATTTTTTTG carries:
- the LOC109007475 gene encoding MLP-like protein 28, with the translated sequence MSLSGKMEGEVEIKAPAEKFREIFSGRPHHISNVSPGKIQGCALHEGDWGTEGSVIYWDYVHDGKAKVAKEIVEAIDEKNHSVTFKVVAGDLMEEFKSFKIVFQATPKSEGSVVHWTFEYEKLSADVPEPNTLLQFVLDLSKDIGSHLSQ